One window from the genome of Hippoglossus hippoglossus isolate fHipHip1 chromosome 6, fHipHip1.pri, whole genome shotgun sequence encodes:
- the dus2 gene encoding tRNA-dihydrouridine(20) synthase [NAD(P)+]-like: protein MMAAGRLSFRNITALAPMVRVGTLPMRLLALDYGADVVYCEELIDIKMAKCQRVVNEVLHTVDFVAPDDRVVFRTCEREKDRVVFQMGTADPDRALTVARLVEKDVAAVDVNMGCPKEYSTKGGMGAALLSDPDKIEAILRKLVTGVSIPVTCKIRILPSLEETIRLVQRIEKTGVTAVAVHGRLKEERQRHPLHCDYIQAVAQAVSIPIIANGGSLDLVKTNADIEEFRRVTGASSVMLARAAMWNPSVFVSQGPLPVERVMEEYLKYAIGYDNNAFNTKYCLCQMLRDKVESPLGKQLQAAQTNAEISAAYGLQEFYQQTQEQLQTRRDALQSGSQPDRPVVDGDLTTMAVKFERREYPPQITPKMFLLEWSRKEKGEQPLYEMVQRSQDRGFQATVTVAGKKYRSSLWEKSKKFAEQAAAVVCLRVLEIPEGRIGEEESGLVCKRKRDGKTNGTAEQERSKKQHLSAENQQETQTSKTPAVANGDSRRADTIPEQL from the exons ATGATGGCAGCAGGCAGGCTGAGCTTCAGGAACATCACCGCCCTGGCTCCGATGGTGCGGGTCGGGACTCTGCCCATGAGGCTGTTGGCTCTGGACTACGGAGCTGATGTGGTTTACTGCGAG GAGCTGATTGACATCAAAATGGCCAAGTGTCAGAGAGTGGTGAACG AGGTGCTGCACACGGTGGATTTCGTGGCTCCAGACGACCGAGTGGTGTTCAGGACCTGCGAGAGGGAGAAGGACAGAGTCGTCTTCCAGATG GGGACGGCCGATCCAGACAGAGCGCTGACCGTGGCTCGACTTGT GGAGAAGGACGTGGCCGCCGTCGACGTGAATATGGGCTGTCCGAAGGAATACTCCACTAAG GGCGGGATGGGAGCTGCTCTTCTGAGCGACCCTGACAAGATCGAGGCG ATCCTCAGGAAGCTGGTCACGGGCGTGTCCATACCAGTGACGTGTAAGATCCGGATCCTTCCTTCG TTGGAGGAAACGATCCGACTGGTTCAGAGGATCGAGAAGACGGGCGTCACTGCTGTTGCCGTCCACGGCCG GTTGAAGGAGGAGCGTCAGAGACACCCCCTCCATTGTGACTACATCCAGGCCGTCGCTCAGGCTGTTTCCATCCCCATCATCGCCAA tggaggtTCTCTGGACCTGGTGAAGACCAATGCCGACATCGAGGAGTTCAGGAGGGTGACCGGCGCCTCGTCCGTCATGTTGGCTCGAGCCGCCATGTGGAACCCGTCGGTGTTCGTCAGCCAGGGACCACTTCCTGTGGAGAGGGTCATGGAGGAATACCTCAAATAC GCGATCGGGTACGACAACAACGCCTTCAACACCAAGTACTGTCTGTGTCAGATGCTGAGAGACAAGGTGGAGTCTCCTCTGGGGAAGCAGTTGCAGGCGGCTCAGACCAACGCTGAGATCAG CGCGGCATACGGGCTGCAGGAGTTTTACCAGCAGACgcaggagcagctgcagaccAGGAGGGACGCGCTGCAGAGCGGCAGCCAGCCCGACCGGCCCGTCGTGGACGGAGACCTCACCACCATGGCCGTCAAGTTCGAACg gaGGGAGTATCCCCCTCAGATCACTCCGAAGATGTTCCTGCTGGAGTGGAGCCGCAAAGAGAAAGGGGAGCAGCCGCTGTACGAGATG gtgcaACGTTCACAGGATCGAGGCTTTCAGGCGACTGTGACTGTAGCAGGAAAGAAATACAGATCTTCACTGTg GGAGAAGTCGAAGAAATTTGCCGAGCAGGCAGCTGCCGTCGTCTGCCTGCGAGTCCTGGAGATCCCAGAGGGTCGCATCGGCGAGGAGGAGTCCGGCCTGGTCTGCAAGAGGAAGAGGGACGGGAAGACGAACGGCACCGCGGAGCAAGAAAGAAGCAAGAAACAACACCTTTCTGCCGAGAACCAGCAGGAAACGCAAACCTCAAAGACTCCGGCGGTGGCCAATGGTGACAGTCGTAGAGCAGACACGATTCCAGAGCAGCTGTGA